The Pithys albifrons albifrons isolate INPA30051 chromosome 6, PitAlb_v1, whole genome shotgun sequence region ATCATGAAGGTATCTTTGAAGCAAAAATAAGCAAGTCAGAAACTTTCAGTAAGTTTTTCCATGATGGAAGAGGAACATACTAAGCCAAAGAGGAGAAGACTACCCAGAATCTCTTGTTTTAACTCTTCCTACTAAGAGAATGATAAACTTCAACTTACAAATACACCTTCCTCAATATCCACCAGGATTACTGTAAATTCATTCCCATTTTAGAGTGTACAGGCTGTTCCTGCAAGGTTAGTAGGTACAAGAACTAACACCTGAACTACTTATTTAGTTTACTTGCACCAGTTTCTCTATTTGAACACCTGTAATATTATTGAAAGCTGAACTTCAGGTCAGCTTTAGATACCAAAGCCTGTCTCTGGCTGAGAATAAATGAGCCAGAagttctatgaaaaaaaaacccttaagaTGATGCTGAACCCGAGTTACATTTGTATCTGAAAAATTAAGATCTACTTAAAGTTgaaatttattaaatataataGAGACATAAATGTATTAAATTTCATACTTGATATGACTACATACAGATTGCACTCCAATAATTTTCCAGTCAGGGACTATGCTCCTATAATCTTCTGATATCAAAACactgaaagtgaaaatatttctagagaaatctgttaatatttttaaagactaaCTTAATTTCTTAGACCACAAGCATCCAGGAGAGCCAGGGAGCAGAACTGAGTATATATGCAGGGCCTGTTTTCTGAGAGGAAAGATGAACTATGAAAAACTAGCAATTACTAACATAAAATTATGTTATGCATTTACACATTAAcaattatatattataatatacaATTATCTATTTCTAAGCATACTTTAAGCACATGACAGATCCCAGTTGTATATTAGATGAGATTTTAGACTGGAGTTTTTCACATCTTGAAGGACAAAGCAATCAGCAGGAGACTTCCCACTGAGTATTAACAGCAAAATGCTGCAGACAAATCAGAGCAAAACCTCACTCATAGCACCAGAGCAGTGAGGAGGATGCACCTGTATTAAGATTTTACTTGCTTGATTTTAACAGTTAAAAGGACTGGTAGTCATTGGGTTATAAATTTTAAACcttttcttcaaattaaaaagtTGACAACAATTCGGTCCCCTTGATAATGTTACTAAATCTacttaaagacatttttaacaTTTAGAAAAAGGTCTGTAGCACCTTTACTTTGTTTTACACCGCTGTTCTCTTGAGAGCACATTTCCCTTGCTTCCTTGAGGTCAGAAATTCCCCTCTCTTTGGAGAGCTGAACGTTGACATCCGCCAGCCCGAACTGCCGGCCCTTCTCGAACAGCTTGTGCCTGTTCTCCTTCTGCAGGGTCGATCTCCTGCGGGCAACCTTGGCCCTGACGGCCTCCACGCTCACATCCTTCTTGTACCGGCTGGCAAACTGGGAGGTGGCAGCCATCCTGAGCTCCTTAGGCAAAAACTACAATTGTTAGGAAAATCTGACATGGTTTGGTTTCCCTTTTCATTGAAGTTGGTGCGTTACCAGCAAAGCCCCGAGTTATGTTTGTGtacaagaaaaaacacaaattaCAACCTTGGCAAGGATTCTTTCAGTAATTTCTCATTGTTTTATCAATTCCAGgggcccaggtggccaagaaggccaatggaatcctggcctggatcaaaactagcgtggccagcaggcccagggcagtgacccttcccctggactctgccttggggaggccacaccttgagtgttgtgttcagttctgggcccctcagttgaggaaagagattgaggggttagagcgggtccagagaagagcaacgaggctggagaagggactggagcacaagtgctgtggggagaggctgagggagctgggggtgtttagcctggagaagaggaggctcagaggtgacctcagcactgtctggaactacctgaagggaagttctggccaggtgggggttggtctcttctcccaggcactcagcaataggacaagggggcacgatgggctcaagctctgccagggcaaattgaagttggagagcagaaaaaagttctttacagagagagtgctcaggcattggaatgggctgcccagagagggggtggattccccatccctggaggtttttaaatgcagattggccgtggcactgagtgccatgatctggtcaagggactggagttggcccaagggttggacttgatgatctcggaggtcttttccaacccaatccattctatgacacTTTGGTTGTGGAGTAGCTAACAAGTGTGACAGAGAATTAGGAGGGGACACTGCACCCCTGGCTGGGATTGGCTGGCAGGTCTGCTTTCACCACAGCTGTTTTCCACCTTAAGGAGATGAGCAAGTAAATGACAAGGCTGTAGGACAATACTTGGAAGCAACAATAACACTGGGAATTTAGAATACACCCATTCTGATGGCAAGGAAATTTTGTCCTGCATCAGAGTCCTTGGCACCATTCCCCAGCTGAGCCTCCAGGATGCAACTGCAATACAATAGCAGTTATTTCAAGCAGGATTTCTCCCTACCTTTTTAACCTGAGGGAGACTTAAGGCAAATGTCAGTTGTGCTTGCTGTGCTAAtacctaaaggggctacagagaagctggagagggactttggaaaAGGGTATGGAGTGgtgggacaagagggaatggcttcccactgccagagggcagggttagatgggattttgggaaggaattgctggctggcagggtgggcaggccctgtgttgtagtttgggattactatgtaaattctctcccctgccacttaactgcccaggccagcggttaacaaaagaactagttaactgttgatcaaagaagcagttaactgttgatcgctggggtgggggcaggtttgtctcttttggtttttttttttggatattctccccagtcttggctcggcggaacgggggagtgggggctcgaaggaggcagctgccctgctggttactgctggggttttcctggctgtcttggtGCTGCctacctcggactacttttcgtgccgcgctgctgctgctgcctgccttggatttgctgctggttgctcgtacctttctgcttcttggacggggaacacagggggaagagactgagtccatctgaaagcccactgctcgtctgtctcgctggagagggactgaaactcactctgcagccagccgggctgtgacatgaacacttaagtataaccttttctcccggaggaaaacctgctgggttttgttgttgttttggttttttttttctttctcttgtggtgttgggggagtgggttgcactagtctgtttacatatacatatatatatctcagttatccttcttgtattaaaattccttttcttaaatttgataaagagtggtgtgattatcgtggaggaggcccctcccctgcttgtgggtaaaacattttgtttttttctccttcaaaccaagacaccctggcacaggttgcccagagaatctgtggctgccccatccctgggagtgtcccaggccaggctggacagggcttggagcaacctgggatagtgggaggtgtccctgcccatggcagggagtggaatgagatgatctttaaggtcccttccaacccaaaccattctgggattctgttatTCCCTGCATCCCACCAAAGCCTGCCTTGTCAAGGGTTGTCCACCTCAACCAGGGTCTCTCAGACATCCCATCTTTCACCACTCCCAGAAAACATCTGCAGGATAAGCAGGGTGTGGAGCTAAACTAAATACCCAAGTGTTAATAATTTATTGGTAATTTATTGAGGTTCTTAAGACAGCAAGCTCTGATCAAACTAAAGGAATCACCAGTGAACTGGACGGAAAAGATCAGCCTGGAAATGAGTGTAGAGGATTTCCTGAAGTCCATCCCCTCTCCATCCATTTGCTACCAGAAGCCAAAAACACGACAAACAGCCTGACTGGAAAACCCAAATGTCAGGGAAAAAGTACCAACATAGAAAGAATACTGAAATAAACTGTGTACACCTATGAAAAAAGCAGGCAAGGAGAGAACCTGAGCTGTTAGAAGAAGGAACAGAGACCAGGCCTGTTCAGAGACCATCAGTAGTGGCACCTCCTAATTCCATGAGTGTTCCTGTAGGGAGCACCTTGCACAGCACCTGCACAACCACCTGGAAGCTCTTAGAATAGACACTGAAGATAAAGTAGGAGTCAGAAATCTAAATGGGTGTATTTTGCTggttccccccccccaaaatgtTGCAGGAGAATAAAATGGCCAATGAAAGTTAAAAGACTAAAGGGGAATAAAAAACAGAACTCAAATCAGAGACTGGATCCCTTCCAGTCCAACTCCACCCAAACCTGGAAGAGCTGGACCATGTCAGCACCACCTGATTTGTGAATATCTTGGGTTTCATCCTTCACCTTGCATTCCAACTTTCAGACAGTGATTAAAGATGCTAGTTAATTAACAAGCATTGCAAAACTCTACTGTAGCTCAGAGGCTGTATTTGCCCTGCTTTACATTCAATTGATTGAGGTTAATTAATGAGAATCCCCAATAATAATAGTTTAATTGACCTTGTTAGTAACTACAGAAGTAGTAATTACAGATCTTGTTATTCATTACATGGTGTTACAGAAAGCCATGAAGAAGACAGTGGGAATACCTTCTCTGTCTCATGAACTGATCCATGTCTGAGCAAGAAATCCTTCAGAagatttaaactgaaatttgaaGCGGGCAAATATAATCAGAGATACAGAGTGTTTCCCACAAAGGTATTCCCAAGTCACTTTCCAGGTCAATAAAAGCAATGCAGGAGGTTACCTGTGATCTCTTTGGACTCATTAAAAATGCAGGACATGCTCAATACCCTCAagttgtatttaaaacaaacatacCTGTCTCCTCTTCTTTCCAGGTCACTGTTCCTGCACTGTGTCTTGCCCAAACAGGAGCCTAGAAGGTTAATTGGGATTTAAATGGGTGTAAATTCAAATAAAGACCATGAGCAGAAAAAGGGAGAGGCTTGCAAAAGGTTTATGAGTGGCTAACATGTACTACCGAAAATTAGAGCTTAAAATTTAGTTTTTATAAATAACAATAAGGGAAAAGAGCTGCTATTGACCCGCAACACCACAAGAACCAAAGGGTAATAGGGATATAAAAACATTTGGGTGCTCAGCCAGCAGGACAGCGAGAAAACAGCAGGCAGAACATTCAGCGCTATGTTTAAAGGCAGCAAGTTTAACGCTGAGTAAGGCCTGGACTTAAACGATTCCCAGACGGGTCTGGGGGTCGGGACGAGCCGCCAGACACCCCCAGTACCGCTGGGAAGGGCCCACAGgcctgtcccctcagcccctccgggtgttcccagcccagctcacagAAAAGCCACGACCCGGAACACGTCAAGGCGCCCATTCCCGGGGCCACAAAGCCCTTCCGAGCCCTCAAATCCCCGCCgggacaccccaaacccccaccGGCCCCTCCATTACCTGCCCCGCACCGCCGCCACCCCCTCCCGGGCACGACCCGGGACACGTCCCGGAGCCCGTTCCCGGGGCCACAAAGCCCTTCCGAGCCCTCAAACCCCCCCCGGCCCCTCCATTACCTGCCCGGCATCACCGCCACCCCCTTCCCATGCACGACCTGGGACGCGTTGCGAACCCCATTCCCGAAGCCTCGAAGTCCTTCCGAGCCCCCATATCCCCGccaggaccccccaaacccccaccagcccctccatTATCTGCCCGGTATCGCCGCCACTCCCTCCCCACGCACGACCCGAGACACGTTGCAAACGCCATTCCCGGGGTCTCGAAGTCCTTCCGAGCCTCCAAATCCCCGCCAGGACCCCCCAGATCCCCGCCGGGACCCCCCCCAAGCCCCTGTCGAGACACCCTTTCACAAGTCCCCCCCGGGACTCCCAAACTCCGTCGGAACCCCCCAAAGCCCCTGCCGGGACACTCCCCACAAGTCCCCGCCGGGATCCCCCAAACTCCGCCGGCCCCTCCATTACCTGCCTGGCACCGTCGGCACCCGCGGCACCCCCTCCCCACGCGCGTTGCAAACGCCGTTCCCAGAGCCTCGCAGTCCTTCCGAgaccccaaatccccccaaactCCGCCGggaccccccaaaatccccGCCGGACCCGCCATtacctgccctgctctcagccCGGCACGCGCCGCCCCGCCTCGCTTTCAAATCTCACCCGCCAACGCTCATTGGCCAGGCCAAGCCAGCCCCGCCCACGGCCTCCTATTGGCTTCGCTCGCTGTCATTGACGGGCAGCGCCGAAATCAGGGAGCGCGCTGCTTATTGGTCGGCACGGTGGCCATGCTGAGTTTTCATTGGCTCCGCGAAGTATTTCCCCGCCCTCCCTCGCCGCTCATTGGCTGGAGGGGTGAGGGAAGTGAAGCCACTGGGGCGAGGCCTGGCCCTGGAGGCGGTGCGGGAAGATGGCGGCGGGTGGGCCGGAGGGCAGCCGGGCCTGGGTATCAGTTGTACCCGTGGTCAGCTGTGTCCACGGGTCACCTGGATAGGGAACTCAGTTGGGCCCGGGGAGTCAGGAGGGCCTGGGGTCAGCTGCACAGGGGGGTCATTTGGGCCGGGGGTCACCTGGCGGTGGCCCCGGGCTCGGAGTCCTCAgcgcccgccgcgcccccgGGACAGAGCGGTGAGTCCCCAGACCTCGCCATGCCCTCCCGCCACcctcagaatcccagaatggctcaggctgggagggaccacAGTAGTCCCATCGCCCTGCTCATCCCAGAGCGTGTGGCCACGGATTGTGTGCAGGTGGTTCTGGAATAGCTCCGGTGAGGGACACTCCACACGCTCAGTGTGACCTCCTGGACATCAGTTCCTGCccttttcctcttgtcctgttgctcgGTGCCACAGAGCAGCGCCTGGTCCATCTTGTGGCACCCCTTtagatatttatacacattgatGAGGTCTCAGTGTCTCttctggaggctgaacagctccagctgcctcagcctcGCCTCtgaagagagatgctccagttctTTAAtaccctccctccctgccctggtcccactcaggagctccctgtccctcctgcacTGAGGAGCTCAGAAGATCCATGTCCactctgtgctgcctcctgaAGAGCCAGAGATGGGTCTCCACAGGCCTCAGAGCATCACAAACATATTACTAAAGTGTTTAATTTGTTTAAGACCCTTTATTTCCGAGCCCACGCCTTGCTGGTGTAGGTTGTGCTTATCAGCGTTCTCAGCGACTGGGCAGGTCTGTGTTTGTTTATAAACGATAACGTGTGAAACCGAAATGCTGAGGGAGGAACCATCCGCTTGGTGGCACTGCAAAAATGTGGACAGGACAGTGTTGGGATGGGAAAAGTGTTGGCAAACAGGAAAGTGCTGAGCGATGGTCAGCCATGCCTTTCCAACAGCCTGAAAATGCGGGATATCCACATGGAAACACAGAAATCTATCGGGGATTTCGCACATAAACATCATTTTAATACAGCGATAAATGGATTAAAGATcatcagagcacagagctgttGCCTGTGGCAATGATCAGTCTTGGATCGTTGGAGAGTCAGTGGCTCTGCATGTACCAAATTGTAGCAGTGGGGGAAATGTCACCCCCTGTTCCTGTCCAGAGTGACAAAGGTTACAGCACAGGGCACAAACACTGACCAATGCTAATCCTCCAATAATTTATTTGCTATAGATAATAAATAATCAACATGGACTTTATTGAGTGCTGCCAAGTTTTCCAACAGTTTGAAAAAGATCTAATTAAGCAACAGAGCTACAGGAGCTCAGATTTGTAGACTCTGCCCACAGAGTCCAATCCAATGCAGTCCTCACTGTTTGCTGATTTTTGTTACTCCCCTTTTTCCCCAATGGCAGTGGAATTTGAGGGCATTCagcaatcatagaatcatagaatggattgggttggaaaagacctccaagatcatcaagtccaacccttggtccaactccagtccctttaccagatcatggcactcagtgccacggccaagctcagtttcaaaacctccagggatggggaatccaacccctctctgggcagcccattccaatgcctgagcactctctctggaaagaatttttttctgctctccaacttcaatttcccctggcagagcttgagcccatcgtgcccccttgtcctattgctgagtgcctggaaggagagaccaacccccacctggccagaacttcccttatATCAGGATATAATCCAGTGATGTGAGCCAAGCTGAAACACAAGTTCTAGGGAAAAAGCAAGTTTAGGAGTGTCATCCTTCCAACCCACAGTCATTTTTCCTTACTGCATCTTCCTGCTGAAACACTTGCTTGCTCTCTGAGCATCCAGACTGGCAATTTTTTGCTCATTTCCACTGACGTGGGTGCTGATGCTGAATTTAGGAAGCTGAAGTACAGCCTGAGCTTCATCTCCTGAGCTCAAATAACAACATCAGCGATAACAGAGCCCTGTGCCCTTCAGAGCAACCCAAGAACCCTCCTTGGGTCCCTGGCAGGCTCAGAGtttgctgtgcagctctgcaggtgttACCTGAGCCAGGTAAGTTACAGCCAGGATGGGTTTGCTTAACGTGCTGCACTGACACCTTCCACTGACAATATTTAGGTCACTGCACAGGTCTCGGTGTGTCTGAGCAATGCCatgatttttaaagtattgCAATGTCACTTTAAGATGAAACATTAATCAGGGGGTTTTCACCCAAATTCCTGATTGCTACTGATTTTGTTGTGTTAAGGGAAATACTGTGTTAAGAGGAATAAACATATTAGCACTTAATCGAGGTAAACAAATGATATGAATTTATAAACTCGTTATCCTGTGCAGAATTAGACATGCCTGGAAGGTTAAACCCCTCTTCTCATACAGACCTGATGACTTTATGATAATATCCTCACATTTTAGCCATCAAGGCTCTGAGAGCCAATTTGAATTTCTCTATTCCTTGGCACTATCACTGTCATTATCTGATACATTTTGTACTGAGGAGATCATTATGTGGCAATCTGCTAACttgttctttctgctcttcattCCTTCACGTGGGATATTGTTCTTTGTGAGGATAATTCTTCCCACTCTTGCACAAATGAAAATCAATATGGAAAGTGTGGGGAAACCTGTGCCCAAATTTAACCCTGCAGTAATTACattttctgaatatatttttgGTGAAAGTTCAGGCAAGTGGAGTTACAAAGCTGTAGCCCACAGCCACTTGCATGGACTTAAAGAAATTCCTCTGTAGGCAAATTATGATGCTgcagagggcacagagtggcCTCCTGCCAAATTTCATTGATAACCTCTCAGTAAAGGATTGAACATCTGAGTCATGCTGGTGCTCTGGCTGCTGGCCCCACTTCTGCTCAGGCTTTTCATCTGAAGTGGTCACTAGTTTAAAAACCAGAACAAGTTCTAGGAGCAGAAAATAGAAGCGAAATTCCTGCCTTACAACAAGTAGGAATCACAGCTAAGCCTCTTGCTCTGCTCTTTGAGGTTTATTTTGTGCTGAAGCCCATTTTACCCACCAaactcccagcctgtcccctggGAGGAGGGCACAGTCCAAGCAGGTAGGGAGAGATTTAGACTCTCCCCTGGTATTTCTCTACCCCCTAGACCAGAACAGGCAACAAACAACATCAAATGCAACCCCTACACCCACAGTGCTGAACAGGAATTGTTGATCCTTCTAAGAGCACCAACAGCCTCCGAACCCCCGGAATGTGTGGGCCAGGATGCCGAGCTGATGGAAACACCTACACTCTGGCTATGCAAAGCAAGTCTAATACATCCCTCCTTTGATGTTTCACTCTCCCAGGTCTCTGCTTGGCAGGTGGGAGTTTCCACTTGCCCTTGGGAAGCGTCTGACACTCTCTGGGCTATAAATAGAAGGACCAGGTACCTGACTCTGGGTATTCTATTGCACTCTGGCAGCTGATACCCAAAAGCTGGATGTTGCAGCACATTTATAAGCTCCCAGCTCTCACTAAAATGCAAACTAGCAATATTACGATGCAAAGTGCAGCTGGGAACACAGCCTGAGTGGGTTTTATCTCAGCCTATCTGCACATCCTCTGTTATTTATGGTGCATTTACACTGAATGTTCCCTGCTGCTACAGCTTTCACTCAAAAACCTGCTCTAGCACTACAGGTGAAAGCATCCTCAGCTGGCTTCTTCCTCTGAGGCCCAAAGCCACATTCTTAAGGAAATCACATTTCTTCCAAACAGACTCAACCCgtcttggttttcttccatGGCAAAGAGGGGAGTGGGAATTAACCCCAGAACAAATGCTGGATTCAACCATAAGCCAACCATAAGCTGAGTTGAGACCAAACTTTTTGTTGTTTCCAGGGGTTTTGGAGCAGGTTACTTTGGGGGAATTGTGCTTTTATCCCCTTGAGCAAAAGCAGATGAAGAAACTGCTTAGTGCAGTGGGATTAGATGACGTCTCAGCAGTGGGAAGGAGGTTTCTCAGTTAGGCCAAGATCGttgcattttcctttgaaaagagCATCCTTTTCCCCAGTTACACAAGATTCTAGtaatattgtttttaaattttggcTGAAAACCTGTATGTATCTTTTCTCAGCATGTGACCCTGTTGTGGCTCCACTGCCCAGGAGCAGAACATGTATGGAAGTTGGATGGAACTGCTGGAGTTGTGTTTCATGGTTAAAACAAATACAGTCAGTAAGGAACAGCTTGATTTAGAGAGTACAACACAAAGCTGTGAGGAATATTACCGTTAATCAAGATGGAAACAATACAAGAGCTGTAAGGACTTGGTTAATCCTGTGTACTCTGACAGAGTTAAACTTCTCCAGGTCTCCGATAAGATAGGACTGGTTTTCTTTAtctattgtttttttaatgttcaagGCTACTGAAATGCAGAAGGACCAGATGGCCCTGTAAGCTAAACAATGTGCAAAATCTTTCTTATATTATCTCTAAATACCCcgaggggctgggaggagaaaGGTTGTTTAATCATTAGGAGTCACTTAGCAGCAAATGGCAGTTTTTTATCTTTATCAACTTAAAACAAAAGATTGGGGTTGTACCTTTGTGGGGCCTTTTCCTAACATGACAGGGCACATATTCCCCTTTAAGTCATCTGGTGATATCTTGCAtgtcactgtgtgacactgaaCGGTGGGGCCGTGCTagtaaagggtttttttttccatgtgcatTTGGTCCCATaccaaaatacagaatttttccCTGGAACACAGGAAGCTCCTGTGTCAGCAGCAGCTAAATCCCAGTTTTGTTCTCAGGTTTTGTCACGGTCCAGAGGAGAAGGTACTCGAGGGGTGAGGAACTGTAGGGCCTGTTTTCTGCCCTCCCCTGATCTAGTATTTGACCTTCagcaaattattttacttttgtctTTGTATACAGTGGCCATAGTCAACAAGGACTCCAAAGACTTTGGGAGGTTCATCTCAGCCATCTGAGTCACCATGTCTTCTAAGGAGAGGGGAAGCCCCTTCTTGCAGGAGCTCCTTTAGGCTCAAGCCATCATCTGGTATCTCCACTTTATTCCCCTTTTCCCAATGctttccctttgtgtttcctgcTTGTTCTCGATGCCTCTGGTTTTGAAGGATTTCTCCAGTGCTCGTCTCTTTTCTCCCTGCAGGCTGAGGCATCACCAGGATGGCGCAGAGAAGTGACTGAGGTGGCCCTTGCGTGACAAACCCCTGCCCGGGTCTGCACAGCTGTGTCTCCTCGGATAATCTACACCAGGAACAGCAGCTCGTGTTTTCCTCTGCCAAGGACAGATGACAGCAAAGGGTATTTAGTGACTGTTCCCGGGGAGGCACCGTTGGCAAAACAAGCCAGCAGATCTGGCACTGTGCTGGGGGGTTCCATTACCGAGGGACACTGTCAGCGACCTCCCAGCTGCTCTTCTGGAACGGACTGTGGGGAGGTGGTGGGGTCACCCTGGGAGTGTTTAAGGAAggcctggatgtggcactttgtgCCGTGGTCTCCTCCACACGGTGATGTTCATGGAGCCACAGGCTGGTCTGGGTGGTCTcaagaggtcttttccaacctaattgcCTCTGTGATTCTTTTGGCCCTGCCGTGGGGAGCTCAGTGCATTTCAAAGCCAGAAGCTCTACCAAACGAGTGTTTTGGCCTCCTGCGGAGAACCGCGTACATTTTCAGCCCGTTTCCACCACACTAACCCCACCGTGAGCTGCCGGTGCCACTCAGTGGGCTGACAACCCACCAGTGCCACGTCGGTCGCCAAGCGCGGGCAGCG contains the following coding sequences:
- the LOC139673044 gene encoding uncharacterized protein, giving the protein MFKGSKFNADSQKSHDPEHVKAPIPGATKPFRALKSPPGHPKPPPAPPLPAPHRRHPLPGTTRDTSRSPFPGPQSPSEPSNPPRPLHYLPGITATPFPCTTWDALRTPFPKPRSPSEPPYPRQDPPNPHQPLHYLPGIAATPSPRTTRDTLQTPFPGSRSPSEPPNPRQDPPDPRRDPPQAPVETPFHKSPPGLPNSVGTPQSPCRDTPHKSPPGSPKLRRPLHYLPGTVGTRGTPSPRALQTPFPEPRSPSETPNPPKLRRDPPKSPPDPPLPALLSARHAPPRLAFKSHPPTLIGQAKPAPPTASYWLRSLSLTGSAEIRERAAYWSARWPC